The genomic segment TGCAGACGGGAGAATCGGCCAGCGACAAAGGGAGCGAGGCCGAGGCCCACAGGCCACCGCCGTTCACGGTGAGTGTCCCCGGGCAACGTGCCGAGCATCTCCTGTCCAGACAGGAGGGCCCCGACCGCGTGGCACCCACGTTCCTACGTTGAGGTCACGGGAGAGGGCATCCCGGTCCCGCGGGCTGGATGTTTCACCGGGCGCCCTCCTCCCTTCCCGGCGTGGCTAATGCCCGCTGCGGCCTGCTGCGTGAAGCCCCCGGCGTCCTGCTCCGGGTCCCTGACAAGAGCCAGGGCTGCGACAGAGACCCTGTCAGCAGCAGCCTTCTCTCCAGCCGCTTCAGGCACTCTGATGGGTGTCAGTCCTTGGACCAGCCCCAGGGAGATGGTTCTCAGATTCACTACCCAGGGGTGCACCTGCCTCCGCGGACGAGGAGACGGGCAGGCGGGTGGCGGAAATGCCTTTCTTAGccaggctctgggggaggggccggcggggggagtggggaggaatctcgtgcccagcccccgccccaggTGCTCATGCCCCCGTATGTTGGCAGCCCTACGTGCCCCGGATTCTGAGCGGCTTGTCCTCGGAGAGAACGGCCCTGTCCCCACAGCATCAGCAGACTTATGGAGCCGTCTGTGACATCAGTGGGACCGTCCTGGGGCAGTGTCCCGCCCAGGGCCCTGGGGACAGCGACAGCAGGCCGGCTGCCTACCAGGAGGCCTGAGGGCGGCCGGGCCAGGCTCCGAGGACGGAGAGGAGACCCAGGTGGAAAAGCGGCTTGACTCGGGCCCCAACCAGGCCCAGGACTATTCTGACCTGTGTGAAGCACACCTGCTCTGGAAAGACAGACCCAGAAAGGTTCCCCGGGCCCTTGGCCGAGGAAGACAGGGCGGGGCCGCCACGCAGGGAACGGCGGCCTTTCTGGTCACAGCAGCGGGGAGGGGGGCCGGTGCGTGCGGGGGACTCTCTGCGTCTCCGGGTCCCCCTTCTGCATAAATGTCCCAGCTCTGTAGCTGGGACACATCCCTGGTGATTCCGCAGGACCACATGTGGGAACGGTGCCCCAGCAGCCCCTGCGGCTGTCCCAGGTACCCGGGAGGACACAGCGAAGGACTGCTCTTCTGTGAGGACGGACTGCCCACCACCTCTGGGCACACACCCAGCGATAACCAAAGAGCCTGCGCGCAGCTCCAGGCGGGGCCGCGATGCTGGGCGGGGTTTCTTCCGGCCCCCCCAGACCCCCCCATCACCGCATCCAGCCGTCTCCCACCCATCGGGGCTGCGCCGCGGGAGCAGGAAGGGACCAGGCTCCTTGTTTCTGTATCACACTGCCAGTGACAGTGGCTGGGTCAGGTCACCCTGCAGCAGGCAAGGGCAGGAGGACCACGAATAAAGCGCTCATTCGGCCAGACTGGTGAGGTCAGGGCCCCATCTACCTGCTCCCTCCCAGGCTGGGGCTAGTGCTCCCAGTGCCCTGGAGCCAGGGGGAAACCtgagcggggcaggggggaggaggagagggtgtcTGCCCCTAGCTGGGCCAGGCACCACCCTTAAACTGTGAGGACAGGTGGCCCCTTGCCTAAATTTTTCTCCCCATGGGACAGGGACTCCGTTCTGGGCACCTGCCAGAGAAGCAGCCTCCCACTGCTATCAGGGGGCGCCAGAGGCCCAGGGGGGCCCTTGTGCAcggggtaggtgggtgggggcggggggtggctccatcctgcaggggtgaggctggggctggggctccatccggcaggggtggggtggggctggggggggtgggctcCATCCTTCAGGgaagggggtaggggtggggctcCATCCTTCAGGGGCAGGGCGTGGCCCAGGCCTCCTGAGATCCCACCCCTGCACCGCCCAGCCTCAGGTCCTGCTGGGTGTTCTAGGTGCCCAGGACACCCGGTGGGGGGGGGTCGAGTGgggcctccttccccagcccagaCCGTATGCCTGCCAGCTCTCCTGGGAGGGGACCCCATGTGGGGCCGGGACAAGCAGAGGTCACCTGGTTCCAGCCGCTCTGAGGACTAAAATCATTTATCGGCATCCACCTGCGTGTGGGAGGGTGCGTGCAGCGCGCTTGGGGCCCAggacgggcaggggagggggcgggggtggggataCACCTTCGCCAAGAgaagccggggcggggggggggggggggggggggggggggggggcggcactGGGGGGGGGTGGCTGACGGGGAGGGAGACTCGGCCCTGGGGGCCAGCCCCGTGGCATCAGGGCAGCTCAACCAGCCCCACGAACTTGCGGATGTCCTGGGCCAGCAGCTCCGGCTCCTCGAGGGCGGCAAAGTGGCCCCCGCGGGGCATGTAGGAGTAGGACACGAGCCTCGGGTACTTGCCCTTCACCCACCTCTCCGGTACGTGCATCAGCTCACACGGGAAGGCGGCCAGGCCGGTGGGCACCGACACCTTGACCCTGGAAGGGACAGAGATCCCCTGAGAGGCGACGTCGCATCCTGGTCCCCTTCTGTCCCCACAGCGGGGGCTCAGGGACGGGGCGGAGGGGACAGGAGGTCAGAGCCAGGGTTGTGACCGCGCCCTCAACTCCAACCCACCCAGGGCCTTTCTGGAAGGGCTGGCCAGGCTGGGGAACAGGGCCAGGTGGGACGGGTGTCCCCTGTCCCTCCGCTGCCACCTGAGGGTCTCCGTGTGAAGGTCCAAGGGGCCCCGGAAGCAGGGGTGGCACAGCGGGCCGGCCCCGCGTTCCCTTCCTGAGCTAACTCTAGATGCACAAGATTTCTCCCAGCACCTCCGGCCTGCCCACAAATTCGTTCTCACGCTGGGCGTCTGCCCTCGGGTTCAAGGCCGGCTTGTCTTGCGGCTCCCTGCCCTGGAGGCCTCTGGGCTGGGCCAGGCTTACCGATCCTGCTTGAAGAGCTGCCCCCTGTTCTCCTTGTAGAAGCGCTGGGAGGAGGTGATGGCGCCAGTTGTCCAGTAGAGCATGACGTTGGTCAGCAGGTCGTCCAGGGAGAACTTTCTGCAGAAGCAGAACCAGACGGCCGCTGAGCCCCGGGTGCACCAGAGGGCAGCCTCCGGGCCCGCCTGCTTTCCCCCCTCAGACATCACTGTGACCGGGGCACAGGCAGGCTCCGCCCAGGGTCACCAGCCACCGTGATGGCAGGTGACGCGGCATGCGGACCGTGCATGAGGCAGGCTATGCTGGCCCTCACGGCCGCCCGCACCCCCGACCACCCCCAGAGCGGTCCCACCTGGGCAGGAAACAGCAGGTGAGGACAACCGAACCCAGGGGCTTTGGGCTGGTCACCACCGGGTCCCCGGAGGTGGCTGCCCACCTCTGGCCCTCGAGGACCATCCCCAGGTGGGCTCGCCCCTGCCGGGGCCTGGGCAGGACGGGGTTTCCAGGCAGCGTTTGGAGCCCCTGGACGCGCCTGGCATTACCCACAAGCTTCCCGCCAAGTGAGTCACCCTAGGAGTCATGGGGCCCTGTGcagaccccaccccccaacacacacacactcaggctGGGACTGCTGAGCAGGGGGACCCCACCCAGACTGCGGGGCTCCACCCTTGGGGAGGAAAGAGCCATTTGGTCCTCTTGACCCTAGAAACCCCACATCCACTGCGCACAGACCCGCCAGCTTCCCACCCTGTCCCCTCTCGTTCCCACAACACCCTGCCAGTGCCCTCGGCCACCCAGACCCACCTGCTGGTCCGCAGACCCCAGGGGACTCCAGCTCTGGGGACGGGTCCCAACCCTCGGTGCGTCCCGATGGCCACGTGCcacccacagcccccaccccgccagcCTCCGTGAGGGAACCCAAGTCTGCACAGAGCTCCCCTCGGGCCTTCCCTGCTCCATTCCAGTCCTGGGGGCTTAGGAGATCTAAGCTTCCTTGTCGGGGGGCCCGATCCCTCCGTCCGCCTCCCaagtctccctcccctgcccacggtCTGCCGTCCGATGCCACCCAGGCCTGccttctgcctcccctcccctcccccaccccacccctcccccattccccggcccccccccccccccccgacgctGCAACTCTCCATCCACACTCGCTCTTCTCACTACGTTCTGTCTTCCCAGACCTCCCTCCGTCCCCCTCCCAGTAAGCAGCCAGTAAGCCAGGGGTCCCCCCAGCACCCCCCGATGCTGCCCCACCTGCACTGATGCCAACTGCTAATTTCCCCGAGCACAGAGAGGGTCATTTCCTCCCATTGGACCCCTCCCCAGGCTCAGATGTCAGTCCCGTTCCCCAGTGGGCACCTGGCACCCAGCACGTCCGGGACAGAAGTGTGCTCTGTGCCCAGCCCCTCTCGGACACACGCTCACGGACGCAAGTGCACGCGCACATGCGTACTTCGAGGCACCCCTCCTCCGCcccccctgccacctccctcaCACCGACCCCACGAcgccctgcctgcccccctcgCGGGGGGAGGCCCCGCAGCGTCACTGCGCCTGCCCAGCTCTCCGCCTCCAGGCCTCTGCCGAGCCAGCCTTTCCAGGAGCACCTGGTGTTTTCTCTTCGCCTAAATTCTCTTCTTCCACCCTGTCCGCcggcaaactcctactcatccctcAAAGCCCAAATCCAGTAGATTCTCCCAGTCATTTCCGCCCCGCCCCTCAGACAAGGCAAAGCCTCCTTTCTCTGGACGGTCTCTCAGAGCGTCAGATTTGTGTCTGACAAATCAGATTTGTAGTGACAAATCCACTACAGATTTGTCGATTGTGTGCCCGGCATGGCCTAGACACGGTCCCCGCGCCCGAGGAGGGAgccagccccctctccctctgctcccacacCGGCACGGAGTCCGGCGCTCTGCGTGCCCCCGAAGTAACGAAGACAGGGATGGATGCTGCAGAAGCCGGGTCAGGGCTGGCCGGGTAGCAGAGGCTGCAGCCTCTGGAGCTTCCCCAGTCTTTCTGAGGCAGCGTCCAGGGTTGCCTTCCCCGGGGCACACGGTCAGGTGGCCACGATGCCGGGCTCTCCTGGGTTCAGAGCGGGGGGACCCCGGGTGATCGCTGCCCTCTGGACCCCCTGATCCCAGGGGGCGGGGGTGCTATTTAGCAAATGGAGCATAGACGTTCTCAAGGGCTAGACCCTGGTCTTGACCCCTCCGCGGCGAGGCCCGGAGCCAGTCGCCGGACCTCTGTCCGCTTCCTCATCCGGAGGACCTGGCGCCGCGTTCACCGAGGTGAGGGTCTGAGGAGCATCCGGCAGTGAGTGGAAGGTGCTGGCCGTCGGCCGGAGGGACGCTGGCTGCCGGGACGCGGGCCCACggctggcggggcgggggtggggggctcaccTCTCCAGGCCCCCGTCCTCCAGCTGCTGGAACTCGGAATCGGTCCAGGTCGAAAACTTCTCCAGGATGTAGGCAGCCAGGCCCGCGGGAGAGTCGTTCAGAGCGCAGCCTGGcgaggggagaggcggggagtGACACAGGCCCGGGACCCGCGAGCTGGCCGTCAGGACACGGGGTGCTGCGGGCCCCACCGGGCAGTGCCCAGGTCGGAGCACGGCTCTGCCCCAACTCTTGGGGTGCTCTGCACCCCGTCTACTTAACCCTTGGCCTTGGAATCCCGATCTGAGTAAAAGGGGGGACACCCTCACGGCTTCTTGGGAGCCCACCCACTACGCGGGCAGCGTCCTGTGTTCGGGGAGGTCCACAAGCGAGATCTGTATgaatgctgttttttaaaaggtggggTCTCAGAGGCACCCGGTCGGCTCATTTGGTGGAGGGTGCGACTCTGGATTTCGGGGTCGCGAGCTGGAGCCccttttgggtgtagagattacctgcATACATAAATAgacccgggggcgcctgggtggctcagctggtcaagcgtcagactcttgatcttagcccgggtcatgatctcagggtgagtttgagccccgcctcaggctctgtgcgaacaccgcagagccggcttgggattcgctctctctccctctttcgctctctgcccctcccctctcaaaaataaacattaaaataaatgaataaactaaaaaaaaaaaaaaaggtggggttggggcgcctgggtggctcagtcggttaaagcgtccgacttgacttctcaggtcatgatctcgtggtttgcgggttcaagccccacatcaggctgtgtgctgatggtgcagagcctgcttaggaatctgtctccccctctctctgcccttcccctgctcactctctctcacgataaataaacatttaaaaagaaaaggtggggcTTTTGGTTTATACGCTCTGATCAGTGAAAAGTAAGAAGCAGCCTAAACGTCCAAAATAGGGGATCTGTTACAAATGGACAcgaccccctccaccccccacggTCCTGGGGCTGCCGGGCCCCCAGGCTTCCTGCTCCGTTCAGGCTCGTAGAGTCCAGGGGTCAGGGGTCAAAGCCAGTGCACACGGCATTCAGCTCAAGCTGTCGTCTGGGACAATTGACCTCAAATGACCTCAGCGGAGACACGCAGCCTGAGAAAGAGCTCAGGTCCCTCCCAGGAGGTGTGCATCCCTGGAGCGCGGCTTCTGGGGCGGgtgagctcccccccccccgcccccacagcgCCCGGCTGGATGGAAGGGGCGTGACCCCCGCCCTGGCCGCCGTGTCCCGAGCGCCGGCTCACCCACGGTGTCGGGCTTGGTGCTCTGGATGTGCATGTAGCCGCTCTCCCGCAGCGGTCTGTAGAAAATCTTCTCCTTGAAGGGCAACATCAGCTCCATATCCCTCTGGGTGAAACCGAAGAGCCTCGGGCAATGCCGAACCAGGAAGAGGGTCAGGATGCGgccatttaaaatgaaagccATGTTCAAGTGCAGGCCTTTCACATGGCTGTGAGGGCAGAGAGCGGGCCCCGGTGAGGCTGGCgtcagggccagggccagggcaagggtggggggaggccggcaggaggagggaggcgtTGGGGAGGGGGAAATACAGAGTTTCCAGAAAGTTCTGGCTTCTCCCAGGGCTCAGGCCACCAGAAGGGTCCACTCTGACGTTCCCCTCctctatctgtccctctctgtctgggCACCTGGCCCAGCGTCACCAACCCCGTGTGATACCGAACGGAGAGGATCCACACCAAAGAGCTCTGGGCGCGGCTGGGTGACAGGGGCCCCTCCGTCCTCTCCCCCTGGGCCCACAGACACCCCGCCCGGTGGCCCCCCGCAGGCAGATCCCGCCGCCCCCGCGCACACAGTGACCTCGCGGGGGctgtgcacacgcacactcacCTGGGCACCATCTGGGCCATGTGGGTGCAGATCAGGGCCCCCCAGTCCCCGCCCTGAATGTAGAACTCCCGGAAGCCCAGCCGCAGCATCAGTTTGTAAAAGATCCTGGCGGTGGCCGCTGAATTCAAGCCTggttgggagggaaggagaacagaGTCACAGGAAGTCACTCGTGGGGTCCTCTTGGGCTCCTGTGAAATTCCTCACACCCCTCTCGCCCCCCGCTAGGGTGACAGCAGCTcacaggaggggaggaggcgTCCCGGGGCCCAACGGTGGTGGCGAGGCCGCGGCCAGTGCCCCGCAGGGAGCGAGCCTGGCGTCCGCGTGGCAGGGAGGGACAGCGAGGGGACAGCCAAGCAGCGAGGGCGCGACGGGCTCAGGCCAGCCACCAGTGTGCTCCTGTGGGGCTCGGTCAGCCTCGCTGGCCCGGGACAGCCCGGGGCCCAGATGCGGGGAGCTCCCGAGGGCACGGGAGTCGGGGCCCCGGGGCCAGCGTCGGTCACCACCGCTCCTCGCCCGCCTCAGAGCCCGAGAGGGTGTGCTGGCTCCCCGCCTGGCGGGCAGGCCTGGTCCACACCGCCCCCCGCAGCCCCCATACCCTTTTTGGAGGCTGCCTCCGAGAAGGCGTAGCCAGGAATGGAAGGGCAGATGACTTCGAACACGTGCTCCTCGCTCAGGCCGTGGTTCGCGGGGTCAGTCAGGAGGGGGATGATCTTATAAAACTCGTAGAAGGAGCCGGGCCAGCCGTGTACCATCAGCAGGGGCTTGGGGGTGCGGCCGGGTGGCAGCTGGGGCGGCTTCACATGGACGAAGTGGATGTCCAGCCCTGGGGAGACGAGCACAGTCAGGCCGGCAGGCATCGgaaatattgtctttatttttttaatgtttatttatttttgagaggcagagacagcgtgcgagccggggaggggcagggagggagggagacacagaatccgaacccggttccaggctctgagccgtcagcacagagcccgacgcagggctcgaactcacggactgcgagatcatgacctgagctgaagtcggacgctcaaccgactgagccacccaggcgccccaagattttatttttgtaagtcatctctatgtgtctccctctctctgcccctctcctgctcacactctttctttctcaaaatgaataaatgaacttaaaaaaaaaagttaaggggtgcctggatgtttAAAAACCCAGAGGTGAGAGCTATTAAAGGGCTGTTCCCTTCCCGGAAACCGCCTGACCCCGGGACCACCTCGGGGTTCCCCAGGACGTCACAGCACGAAACACTGAGTCGTCCGGACAGCGGCCTGCTGTGGCTGCACCCAGGTGCCGCGGGCCTTGTCCCCGCGCTGGTGGCCTGGCCCAGGCCCAGCGAGCCTTTGAGAGTCTTCCCCTGGCTCCCCGGCCCGGGTGGTCCCAGAgggcctccctcctctccattgCCTGCCGTCCTCGACCCTCACGCCCCGAACTTTCTGGggtcctctctgcccctacccccggGCTCCAGCCTCTGTGCCGGCTTCCCTGTTCTGCAAGGAGACCTGGGCCTCCCTCGGGGGGTGAGGCAGGGCCTCCAGAGACAACGGCATTGCTGATCACAGGGAGGCCGAGGTTCAGGGCCCTTGTCCCTTCGCCTCCAGCCTCTGTCCCGGCGGGTGCTGGGCCAGGACACCCCCCTCCAGGCCCCTCGCCACCCGCCAGGCCCGGGCCCAGCTCTGCTCCCGGGTTCTGAGCCCGCAGCCtgggtctggggtgcctggggctcCACAGACCTGCCGGGAAACAAGGAAggcttcctttttgatttttaacatctgtcttcatttttttttttttttaaagttcatttatttatttttgagagatagcacgtgtgagcaggggagagacagggagagggagagagagaatcccaagcaggctctgcgtcgtcagcacagagcccgactcggggctcgaacccacaaaccgtgagatcgtgacctagagttgaacactcaacccactgagccgcccaggcaccccttcgcttttaaaattcaaacatttaggggcgctggggcggctcagtcagttaagcgtccgacttcggctcaggtcatgatcttgccgtctgtgggctcgagccccacgtctggctctgtgctgacagatcggacctgctttggattctgggtctccctctctctttgtccctcccctgctcgtgctctgtctctctcaaaactaaaataaacataaaaagcaagaaaataaaattcaaatatttaaaattcaaaaaggatACAAGGGAACAGTGAACAGTCAGCCTTGGCCTCGGCCCTTCCCCCAGCCACCAGTCCCCTCCCGGGGGACAGCTTCCAAGGACCGCCGTGTGCACGCCAGCACGGGCGCGAATGAGTGGGTGTTCCCTAACTTTACACTCAGATGAAAAGGTGACAATCTGAATTCGAAATAACCGCATGCCGGGCAGTATGTTCCAAAGGAGGTAAGGTCTCCTATGAATAGgagtgcattcatttttttttatttaaaaaaaaaatattttttttaaacgtttatttatttttgagacagagagagacagagcatgaacgggggagggtcagagagagggagacacagaatctgaaacaggctccaggctctgagctgtcagcacagagcccgatgcggggctcgaacccacggaccgtgagatcgtgacctgagccgaagtgggccgcttaaccgactgagccacccaggcgcccccgaataGGAGTGCATTCAGCAACGCGGAAGGACCCCGGGATGTGTTGTCAAGTGGAAAACCACGTTCCAAAATAGAATGTACGTAGGGTTCTATTTTTGCTCAAGGCAAGTTAGGATCTGTGAGCCTTTTGTAAAAAGTCTGCACTGTCACAGTCCAGAGGAGCCTAGGGAGACATGGAAACAAAGCGTAATGGGGTGTCCGGGATGGGGTCCCGGGAAAGAAATACAACATTAGGTGAAGACTGAGGAAATCTGAGCCATATCCCATTGTCTGTGGACACTGTGTTgttcagtctttattttattattattattatttaaaaaaaaatttttttaacgtttatttatttttaagacagagagagacagagcatgagcgggggaggggcagggagagagggagacacagaaccggaagcaggctccaggctccgagccatcagcccagagcccgatgcggggctcgaactcacagaccgcgagatcgtgacctgagctgaagtcggacgcttaaccgactgagccacccaggcgcccctattattattattttttaatgtttatttatttttgagagacagagggacagagcatgagcggggaggggcagagagagagggagacgcagtatccgaagcaggctccaggctctgagatatcagcacagagcccgacgcggggctcgaactcacagaccgtgagatcatgacctgagccgaagctggacgcccaaccgactgagccacccaggtgccccacaaccatagaattttaaaaataaagatggttttgaggcacctgggtggctcagtcggttgagcatctgacttcggctcaggttatgatctcgcagtccatgagttcgagccccgcgccgggctctgtgcggacagcccggagcctggagcctgcttcggattctgtgtctccctctctctctgcccctccccaccaaaaataaattaacataaaaatttttttaaaaagtaaagatgttTTTAACACTAAGggaatctgaataaagtatggactttagtggAGGTATTAACATATCAGTACTGGTTCATTccttgtaacaaatgtaccagaCTAAGGTTAACAGTAAGGGGAAACTGGGAGTGGGTACAGGGGAACTTCCCGTACCGTCCTcactatttttctgtaaatttgaaattgttccaaggagcgcctggggggctcagtcaactgagtgtctgactcttgattttggctcaggtcgtgatctcacggttcatgggttagagctccatgtcaggcttcccactgagtgtggagcctgcttgggattctctctcttcctctctctctgtccctcccctgcttgctctctccttctctcaacataagtaaataagcattctaaatcaatcaatcaattaatcaatcaatcgTTCTGGGGTTAAAATAAGTGTTTCCAACAGATGAACGGAACAGAATCACAATAAACCTGGGCATATGCAGTCAACTAAgctttgacaagggagccaagaacacTCGATGGAGAGGAGAcggtctcttcagtaaatggcgCTGAGATAATTGGATGGTCAGATGGAAAATAATGAGactggacccctacctcacaccactcACAAAGATGAACttgaaaatggatcaaagacttaaatgtaagacctgaaaccatgaaacttccagaaggaaacagacacagagctCTCTGACGTGGGTCTTGATGATAGTTTCTTGGAGGCTACATCCaactaaaaggcttctgcacagcaaagaaaaccatcaacaaagcgAAAAGGCCATCTGGGGAACGGGAGAAACTAACTGCAGACCACGCATTTGATAAGGGATTAGTATCCaatatacataaagaactcctaacgACTCAatagtagaaaaacaaataactcaattaaaacaatgggcaaaggacctgaatagacatttctccaaagaagacagacaacaaccaacagacacatggaaagatgctcaccatcactcatcatcagggaaatgcaaattaaaaccacattgagataccacttcacacctgtcgaATGGCCATGATCAAAAAAGGggcacccctgctctctctcaaaataaataaataagcttttttttttaaagacaaaaagagataccaagtgttggtgaggatgtggagaaaggggaaccctcgtgcactgctggctggtgggaatgcaaactggtgcagccattctagaaaacagtatggagatcccTCAAAAACTGAAAAGTGAAATATGGTCCACTAATTCCGTTTCTgggaatatatataaaaagataacgggggcacctgggtggcgctcagtcagttgagatttcgactctcgattttggctcaggtcacgatcccagggtcgtgggatcaagccccgggttgggctctgcactgagcatggcgtctgcatgagattctctctctcctcctttgcccctctccctcactcgcaggttccctctctctctaaaaatgatgatgatgatgatgataatgcaCCCTCGTTcactgcagcgttatttacagTAGTCGAGACAAGGAAGCCACCTAAGtatccatcagtagatgaatagataaCGAAGTTGTGGTCTCtctctataaatataaatggaatactattcagcctttaaaaacgAAGAagccttgggggcgcctgggtggctcagcgagttagtgtctgactcttgatttcaggttcaGGTCCTGACCttgagtttcatgagttcgagccctgagtcaggctctgtgctgacagcatggagcctgcttgggattttctctctccctctcaagcaaataaaataaataaagttaaaaaaaaaatgaggaagccttaccatttatttatttttatttttatttaaaaaaaattttttttaacatttatttatttttgaggcagagaacgagcatgaacaggggagggtcagagaaagagggagacacagaatctgaaacaggctccaggctccgagctgtcagcacagagcccgacgcggggctcaaacccacggactgtgagatcgtgacctgagctgaagtcggacgcccaaccgactgagccacccaggcgccccagggaagccttaccatttatgaca from the Panthera uncia isolate 11264 unplaced genomic scaffold, Puncia_PCG_1.0 HiC_scaffold_242, whole genome shotgun sequence genome contains:
- the LOC125917789 gene encoding epoxide hydrolase 1-like; its protein translation is MWLEILLASVLAFVVYWFVSRDKEETLPLEDGWWGPGARPTAPEDESIRPFKVETSDEEIKDLHRRIDGTRLTPPLEDSRFHYGFNSNYLKKILSYWRNEFDWGKQVEMLNRYPHFKTRIEGLDIHFVHVKPPQLPPGRTPKPLLMVHGWPGSFYEFYKIIPLLTDPANHGLSEEHVFEVICPSIPGYAFSEAASKKGLNSAATARIFYKLMLRLGFREFYIQGGDWGALICTHMAQMVPSHVKGLHLNMAFILNGRILTLFLVRHCPRLFGFTQRDMELMLPFKEKIFYRPLRESGYMHIQSTKPDTVGCALNDSPAGLAAYILEKFSTWTDSEFQQLEDGGLERKFSLDDLLTNVMLYWTTGAITSSQRFYKENRGQLFKQDRVKVSVPTGLAAFPCELMHVPERWVKGKYPRLVSYSYMPRGGHFAALEEPELLAQDIRKFVGLVELP